In Spirochaetales bacterium, the sequence CATTTTCCAGTGTAAAATCCAAAGGTTTTTTATTCAATAATATGATCAATATTTATTACCTCCGCGCTTTTTGTATCCCCTGCCTGATACGTATGAATCACTTCTGGTTTTTATTGAAATTTTCAAGGGCTTTTGAGTTCTCTTCGAGTGTTTCGAGCATTCCTTCCATATTCGCGTACTTTCTTTTCAATGACGCTTCGTAGTCTTCCAGATAATCGTTGTATTCCCTGATCTCTTCTTCCTTCGCGGCTATTTTAAGATCGTAGGTTTTGAATTTGTTCTCGAGTAAACCCCCGGTCTGTGTATACGGCTTGATGGTATTATCGATGGAAAACGCGATTCCGGAATCGATAATCAAATCCCTATCAGTATCCATGCCAAAGAGATCTTTCACCCATCCGGCATTTTTTGTCAGCATTGAGGTGAGTATGGAATCATCGATATCGAGATACCCTCTCAGTCTTGACTTGTCGATAGAAGCGGATGTTCCGGGTTTCGCCGTGTTGGTTGAAATGCCGATTTGTGCCAGGAGCGAGAGTTGCGTGTCGCCCGAGGTCTTGTAAGGATTCATCATGAGATTCTGCATTGTCCGCTTCAACTGCATAAGCATGACGTCACCCTGAAGTTTCCCGAGTTTTTTATGGGCCTCCTCCCGTTCGGCGTCGGTGAAATAGTCGATCTGTTCGATAACCTCTTCGTTTGTCCGGGTAAAAATATCGATGGTGGTGATAAGCTGATTGTAATACCCGATAAAGGTTATAAGCGAACTTTTTATCGAATCGATATCCCGTTTGACATTCAAGGTCACCTGTTCCGAACTTTCCCTTTTCAGATTGAGTGTGACATGGGGAATCAGGTCGTCAATCTCGTTTGTTTCACGTTTTACGGTGATACCGTCCATGATGATAACCGCATCCTGGGCTTCCGATACCGGATTAACGGGTTTGAAATTGCCGCGGGATGTCGGATCATAAATCGAAATATTGCCGATTTCAAAAATCCGGTGAGTATTTCTGTTTCTGAGATAGAGGGCATCGATACGATTTCCCATTTTCCCGATCGGAATATGAAGTACCTGGGTTTCCCTGCTCACCTCCGGCCGGGTAAGCGGAACGATAGTGGATCCCGAGCCCATAAAGAGGACGTTCATATCCTCGACGCGTTCGGGCGGGGCCGGGGGTTCCCAATCGGGAAGAACAAGATGTGATTTTTCGTTCTTTATGGTAATCCCTTCGAATGTGATGTCTCCGACTTCGGGAATTGTCGGGCCGGGAGGGGGGGCCTCGGTAATCATTTCCTCATCGGTCAACTCCCTCATCGTGATTTCGACGTCCATGACCATGTTTGTATTCAGCGGGAGTGGGGGGGTGACCGGAATTTTCAATTCACCGCCCGGATTCAGGGTAAGCGTGTTTTCAGAGATGCTGTAAAAATTTTTATCCAGCGGGGCTTCCCACTTTTGGGGTTCCGAAACGGAAAAATCGACGGTCCTCGAAACATCGATCGCCTCTTCGAGCATTCCGACGGCAAGACCGAACTCGAGAGATTTGCCGAGAAAGACCAGCTTGTTTTTAGTCCCGGTTTTTCCGCTTTCGATGATGATTATCTCCGAGTTTTTCGTGTCCCGGATAACTTCCGCTTTCAGAAGACCTTCGCCCTTTTTATTGATCGCTTCGGCGAACTCCCGCAGACTGCCGCCTGAAAATGAAAATTTTATATATTGCTCGCCGACCCTGAACTCGTACGTTCCCGCTTCGACTTTAAATCCTTTATCGAGAGATTTCGAGATGAACCTGTCTGCGCGGGCGATTTGTTTGACAATGATATCCCGCTCGATTTCGTCAGCTTCACGCGTCGCCGTTGCGGTAAGAATGCTCTCATTGCTTGATTCTGCTATTTTTTCATTAAAAGGATTCTGAAAACTATAGAGATCTTTTGCACTGTCCCTGAGTTTCGAGAGTTTCCTGTTTATTTCCTGCCAATATGATTTGTCTTCCTGGTATGTCTCGACGTCTTTTTCCATCCGCTCGAGTGACACTCGTTTGACATCCATGAGAGCGTCGATGATTTTGGCTGTATCAACCTTGCTCGTGACACCAGGAATGGTAATATCGGACATTTCGTTTCTAGCCCCTCCCGATAATCATGTGATTAAATCTCGATATCAAAGAGAAGCCCGATCGCTTCTCTGATTTTCAGTATCAAATTTTGAATCTCGGCGGGGGGGATCTCCTTAATTACTTTGTCGGTATCTTTATCAATCACCTTTACAACGATGCGGTTTATTTCCCTGTTAATATCGAATTTAAGGCGTCTGTTGAATTGACTGATTACCTGTTCGAGGGCTTCTATGAGGCGTGCGAGATCGTTTTCCGTCAGTACATTTGCGTCCTTTTCAATGTCTTTCGTCGTCTGAACGGAGAGGTGCTGTTCGTGCTGTTGCCCTGTATTTGTTTCCTTTACCAGGTGTTCTTGAGATGTTAGTGTTGTCAAATTCCGGGGAGCTTCGATGCTCATACGACGTACTCCTTCTAAGTCATCCTTTATAATGGCTTAAAAAATATGAGGGAAAGGCGCGTCTTTCCCTCTTGAAATACAATAAAGATGGGGGAAAGTGATTGTATCTCTTTCCCCGGCACCTGTATTTGCAAAGAGGCGACATCCAGAAACCTCTTTACTGTTTTTGGGAACGGATTCAAATTCTTCTTACAATCGACTATCCAAGTAACTGGATAACGGACTGTGTTTTCATGTTTGCCTGAGCAAGCATTGCAGTACCGGCCTGAATAAGTATCTGGTTCTTGACATAGTCAACCATCTCAAGGGCCATATTGGTATCGCGCAATACCGATTCGGCAGCCTGCATGTTTTCGGCCGCGACATCGACACCTTTAACTGCCAGCTCGAAGCGGTTTTGGTATGCTCCAAGATCTGCACGCTGTCTGGATACGATGGTGAGTCCATCGTCGATGATTCCGATAACCCTGTTTGCATCGTTCGGAGTTTCAATGGTAATCGCTTCACCCTGCGGGTACATGCCCAGTGCCGTCGCCGTCATGGTACCGATGAACGCCTGTTCCCTCTGATCCATGTTTGCTCCGACCTGGAACCATACACCCCTGTCTTCGGCATTTTCGACTTCTCTTGTGACGGCAAACCT encodes:
- the fliD gene encoding flagellar filament capping protein FliD, producing MSDITIPGVTSKVDTAKIIDALMDVKRVSLERMEKDVETYQEDKSYWQEINRKLSKLRDSAKDLYSFQNPFNEKIAESSNESILTATATREADEIERDIIVKQIARADRFISKSLDKGFKVEAGTYEFRVGEQYIKFSFSGGSLREFAEAINKKGEGLLKAEVIRDTKNSEIIIIESGKTGTKNKLVFLGKSLEFGLAVGMLEEAIDVSRTVDFSVSEPQKWEAPLDKNFYSISENTLTLNPGGELKIPVTPPLPLNTNMVMDVEITMRELTDEEMITEAPPPGPTIPEVGDITFEGITIKNEKSHLVLPDWEPPAPPERVEDMNVLFMGSGSTIVPLTRPEVSRETQVLHIPIGKMGNRIDALYLRNRNTHRIFEIGNISIYDPTSRGNFKPVNPVSEAQDAVIIMDGITVKRETNEIDDLIPHVTLNLKRESSEQVTLNVKRDIDSIKSSLITFIGYYNQLITTIDIFTRTNEEVIEQIDYFTDAEREEAHKKLGKLQGDVMLMQLKRTMQNLMMNPYKTSGDTQLSLLAQIGISTNTAKPGTSASIDKSRLRGYLDIDDSILTSMLTKNAGWVKDLFGMDTDRDLIIDSGIAFSIDNTIKPYTQTGGLLENKFKTYDLKIAAKEEEIREYNDYLEDYEASLKRKYANMEGMLETLEENSKALENFNKNQK
- a CDS encoding flagellar protein FlaG, yielding MSIEAPRNLTTLTSQEHLVKETNTGQQHEQHLSVQTTKDIEKDANVLTENDLARLIEALEQVISQFNRRLKFDINREINRIVVKVIDKDTDKVIKEIPPAEIQNLILKIREAIGLLFDIEI
- a CDS encoding flagellin, which codes for MIINHNISSMYASRILKGRDVEITKNIEKLSSGMRINKAGDDASGLAVSEKLRAQIRGLNQASRNISNAISFIQTSEGYLQETQDVMHRIRELAVQSANGIYSDEDRMQIQVEVAQLVDEVDRIASHAQFNTMNIFTGRFAVTREVENAEDRGVWFQVGANMDQREQAFIGTMTATALGMYPQGEAITIETPNDANRVIGIIDDGLTIVSRQRADLGAYQNRFELAVKGVDVAAENMQAAESVLRDTNMALEMVDYVKNQILIQAGTAMLAQANMKTQSVIQLLG